The genomic stretch GGGAGGCTTCACCTGGTGCAGGTAAagctcttgttttttttttgttctttgcgaagaaaaaaaagccaGAAAGAAAATAGAAAGCCCTAGTAGCCAATCAAAGCAATCCGCCTGCCCCCAgcaccgctcctcctcctcctcctcctcctctccaatcgctgcggcggcggcggcatcctcctcctcctcctctccaatCGCCGCAGCCAATCCACTCATCCATCCACCTCGTAGCcgcgctccgctccgctcctcgccacgccacgcctcTGGAGATCCAGCCGGACTTGGATTGCTTCCTTCGTCTCTGGGGTAAGATTCCCTCCCTCTCTTAACCTAAGATGGATTGAGATTTCTCGCGTTCGTGGATGATGCCTCCGGGCCTTTTTTCCCCTTCTGCGCGATGCCATACTTTCTTTCGTTACCTCCAGGAATCGAATCCACCAGATCTCTGTCGCCGAATCCAATCCACCGGTTTCGCCGCGGAttcgttcgttcgttcgttcATTTGATGCCGTTTATTGTCATTACCCGTGAGATTTGGTCGCATTGCCGTCTAATTTTGATCCCGCGATCCGTGTACTGCACAATCCTCCGTTTGAGTAGTGAAGAAACCatgctagaatgtgctcaacgCAATAATTGCGGCGTCCCTGTCCTAGTACAATGCAAGAACCAACGTGCCGGTAGTTGTGTGCCTCTCTTTCTGCTCTGCGTGGGGGTGGCTTGTATATCTATCGTAACTCGCAAGCCGTGGCGGTGAGCGGGGACACGCAGCCCTGCCTCTTGCGATGGCGATACCCCTCAGCCGCCTGGCCGCACTGGGGAACATGCAAAAAGCGCACAAACTCACGGGTGCTAGGAGACCTCCTGCTCCTGTGTGTGGTGGAGCCTCCCAATCCCACTTTTTCTGGACGTACCCCCTCAATAATTAAAATAGATCACTGTACTGAACACATCCTTTTCGTTTTGAAACTGTGACTTGGTGATGGGGGGTCTGGGATGGGATCTTCGCACCTAAAAGAATCCGTTCCATCTGCATTAATACTGGACTAGGCACGCTAGATACCTACCGCTGCCATTCTTAGTGCAATGCCGTCCTAAATCTGGGATAGGATACATTCATGGTAATCCGAATCTTTTCAAGCCCTTTTGTCTTTTTGGTGCATGAAACTGAAGAATTCTATATTTATTTGATTTCAGTTGGATGCTAACTGATCAATCTGTATCTACTTAGTAAGGAATGCATTGCTAACTCACTGGCAGCACCCTTCCATTGTGATAGTACAAGAGAAACTGCACATGGTCTGGACTGTTGCATTATACTGTTTTGCATGGTACAACTCAGGATTCATGGAAAATTTATAGTGTGGCAACATTATCTTTTACCCCCCTCGGAAGTTTCATGTTCCCTTATTTTATCAAGGCTTTCCGTGTCAAGTAATGCTTGCTTAGTGCTTGCTCATTTATACTACATCTTTTTGCAGGATCTTTTGGCCTCATGCATCCTTCTGGATTTGTCTAGTTCCTAAACCCTTCTTTCAGACTGGCAGATATCAAGAGGCCATACACATCTCGCACCTCTAAGTGGGTGTGGGCCTGCAACAATTCCTTAAACAGCTTATCTCTGCCTTTGGGAGTAAGCCCAACTTACATCTGGAGACTGCGCCGAGCCTTGGAAGGTCTTTTTGTTGATTACGGCTAAGTTCCGACGGCGGCTGAGATGTAACAAATTTGCTGGGCTGAGTTCTCTAGAAAAGGTCCTGTGATTCAGCAATGTGATTGGTTTCATACTGTTTTTTGTGTCTTGGTGATCAAAGCAATCTGGTGTAAGCTCAGTTGAGATCGCAGTTGGTTTCTTATGGTTAGGTTCTTTTGCTTTTCATCCTCTACTGCACAACACAGATCCAAGGTAAAGAAAAATACCTCTTGCATTTCAGTGCTTCCCTTTGTATTCCCATGAAGAAACTAATTTATCTCCTACTATTCCTCATAAACTTTTGTTATTTTAGGAGGGTTTTTCCCCAGCAGATGAAGCCATGCGTGCTGCTTCGAATAATGCTCAGGAACAAAAAGTGAACTGCATGACTGGGTCAGCTAATCCAAACCAGATGGCAGATGAAAATAATCATTCAGCTGTGAGCGGGCATTATGGTACCAGCCCATCATCTCATCAAGAATGCTGCAGGTCAGAAGATTTGAATAGATATGCATGCTCTGATGAGGAGGGCAAGGAGGTTGGGCACCTGAAGAAGAGCCAGTCTCTTGGAAACATGCTTCAAAAGGATCATGATCATAATTGTTGCGAAGGTACTGAGTATGATTTTACAGACCATGAACACAAATGCCACCACTCTATTACAGTTGTTGGAGAACCTACTAAGGTGTGCAGCCCGAAAAATGAGAATGCTTTTGATGCCTCGTCTGACCTGATTAGCCATGACTTTTGTGAGCCTTCAGGTGATCATGCTGTTGACTCTGATAGCCATCATCGCATATCTTATGCCCAAAGCAAATTCCCAAGATCTCAATCTGCCATATTTCAGAATGAATCCACCAGTGATCGAGAAGGTTCTGTTGATTCTGAGATACTAGGGTCTCGTTGCAGATCTTATGAGGGTTTATGTTCACTGATTGATGAGAAGGTTGACTACCTGAGTGGTGGTGAAATGCACCGATGCAAATCGAATTTGGATGTGTATTGCGCACCTTCTTCTCCAGATGTATACCAGAAATTAAACATCGAGGGTAATGGCTCAGTTGGTTGCTCTGATGCTGCTGAAGAGGGTCAACGGTCCGCCGGAAGCACAGAAGAAAATTTTATCAGGGATGGGATTCTAGTGGGTCATGAATACTGGGATGGCAAATACATTTGTGGTGAACACTCGGTGGATCCAGTTGTCCCTTTCTGTGCTGATTCAGGGGATGTTTTTCACCATTCTGGGCATGATGATGGCCTCAGTGAAGCTATGGATCAAGAGCGAGAAGAGAAGCTGTGGAACAGAGACAGCGCACACCACCAGTCGCTTGTCGTTGAAGTGCCTGACTCGGTGAACATATCTGATACAAAGGACATTAGTGGAGAAGCTGAGCATAATAAAACTGATATTGACGAGGACCCAAATGAACTTACTCCAAGAACCTACAACATTAAAAGAATTGAAGATTGGATCAACCAAATTAATATCGATGATGTCACTTTGGATGAGCTAGGAGAAAGTTCAATTTCTGCTCCAGCTATACCTAGTGAGCCAACAGTTGGTGTTCCTGTGCGGCCTGATGCTAAAAGTCCACTTGGCATGGAGATAGCTTACACTTATATTTCAAAATTAACTCCTGCTTCATCATCAGCACAGTTGGCAAACCTTGGCTTGGTTGTGATCCCAAGACTGAGTGCATTCTCAGGCTTACGCCTATTGAACTTATCAGGGAACTCAATTGGTAAgccctttttctttcttagtTCAACGTTTTAGTTACTAGTGGCATGCTGCttttctttcctccttttttctcttttgggACTGGTACTTCTCATTTGTTTCAGGAAGATTTACAGTATCACATTTCTAATTCTTGGGTCTCTCTGCACAGTGCGCGTAACTGCAGGAGCTCTTCCAAAAGGCCTTCACATGTTAAGCCTGTCGAAGAATAACATCTCAACAATTGAAGGCCTCAGAGAATTAACACGACTGCGCTTGCTGGACATCAGCTACAATAGGATATCTAGAATTGGCCATGGTATGGTTTTAACATCTTGCACTTTTCTCCTTACTTTCTCCTTGGTTGTAGTCACATGGTAGGTTCTTATGTCATCTGTATCCCTGATCCCCCATTTTCTTGTTCCGACTTTCCGAATTCATTATGCTTTAGATTCTTAACTATCTTGAGTGATGAGAGAAACCATTTGTTCCTCATAAATTGAACGATATATGTGATTATTCAACTGCAAGAATATTTCTTTGCTTGCATTGACTTGTGTTTTGGGTCATTTGTTAGGATTGGCCTCCTGTTCATCGTTGAAGGAGCTGTATCTGGCTGGTAACAAGATCAGTGAGGTAGATGGTCTTCACCGCCTTCTGAAGCTTAAGGTTCTGGACTTGCGCCATAACAAGATTTCTACATCGAAGGGCCTCGGGCAGCTAGCTGCAAATTACATTTCTTTAGAAGCCATTAACCTTGACGGCAACCCTGCACAGAAGAACGTTGGTGATGAGCACCTAAAGAAGTATCTGCTGGGTCTCCTACCAAACCTTGCTGTGTACAACAAGCACCCTATTAGAGCAACTGGTTCAAAAGAGGTCTCAGACCGTCATACCCGCAAAATCTCTTCCTCGCACCGTTCTGACCGCGGTGGCAGATCGGATCGCAAATCTTCCAAGCTGGTGGGTGCCTCATCTTCTCACAAACCACAGAGCTCACGGCATGCCCGCTCCGGATATGCCTCAGGCTCAATGCTGAAGCACTCAAGGGCCCGGAACATGCCCACGACTTTGCTGGGGTCAAGACCAACTGAACATGTGAGTGCCATAGATGCGGTGAAGCAGGCTCAGTTACAGGGAAACACGCAATAAGATGAGTGAATGGCAACTTATCCATAGCCTGTCAGCTTTGTGCGTGAAGGAATAAAGAAGTCACCAGTTTTGCTGATCATTTTGTCTTGTGAATAAAGCTCGAAACAATAAGCAGAGAGCAGGGCTTTTTTATGAGTCCATACGTTTTGGATATTGCTTAGTGCTATTGATTGATGTCAAATGCGAATTGTACAATGTATCATCAGTTTTGCTGTTCATTTTTTTCCCCTTACGAATAATGCTGGAAACAATATGAGTAGGATTTCTATCAAGTCATATGTTGTGTGACATTGGTGAGTATGCTTTTTGCTTGGGGATAAATGAATTCTTGTTTTGAATAATTCCGATGTGGTGTGGTTACACGTACACTCCCTTGGGAATGGACAATTGGTACTCCTTTATTTTGTATGGCTAATAATCGCTTTGGTTCGATCTGGAATGTGTTACTGTTGTTAACCATACTGCAACACTAATGCCATTCCGTGCTGTATTCCACACCGTCCATGAAACGGTTGTTTACTGCAGAGTTTGTTACCTGAATAATGGATGAAATTAGCATAAAGATTTTCATTCATTCGGAAGCACGAAATCTTGAGGATTTTGTAATACGTGTGCATCTATTTTGGTTGAAAAGACCAAAGGGGGTTATCGAGTTGTACGATGAGAAAACAGAGGCAGGCTGACGCTGCCATTTCTCGCAGGATGCGCCGCGCACGGTAAAGAAGAATCCGACGGAAGTCGGAGGAGCGCGATTTCTTCTGCTCGCATTCGATTTGGTGATCACCACTGCTGGCTGCCGATTTCCAATCTCAATCTTCATATTCAGGTCAGGTATTCACCTGTACTCGAAAAATTCTAATACGCTCTGAAATTTTCACTTCTGAGTGAGACGGCTCGGTCCAGGCAGAGGAGGACAATTCCACTGCCTGATATCGATTTCCATCGTCAGTCTTCACCAGGTATTTATCCATACTCTGAAAATTCCAACTCCAATCTGAGTCAATATTCTCCATGCACGCTCATCAATATTCCCAACTAATTCAATAATAACTAAAAAAATTTCTTCATCTGAGTCACCACGTTTATGTTTGATTCTACTTCCATCCCTTATTGTCAACTGATTCTCTTCTCTGAAATCACCATCACCTAAGAAGAAAAGTGATCAGGCACCCTTTCATCTCTGCAGACATGCTTGACAAGCGTAGTCTTTCCAACTGTTCCTGGACAAACAGTTGGTAGGATGCCAAAATTGCAATGGACAGGAGGTTCTTCATGCAGGAAGAAGTTGACGATCCGTTCCATTTCCATCTGGCGGCCAAACATGTACTTCTCCATAAACAGGTATGCTCTGTATGGCTGCCGAAACATAGGATGCCGAAACCTTGTCAGAGATGAAATCTTTCTTATACAGGAGTATATGGTTGACGAGATATATAGTTGACAATGGAAGGAATTAATCGGCGTTCGTAACAAACACTCGTTACACAAACACTAGTCGATCGTAGCTACTAACTCGATGGATCACAAGGCAAGAGAAGATCGAACATCATGCATGTACAATCAATCAAGTCGATCCGGATGGGCAGAATATATAATGAATCTCATCAGGCGTCGGCCCCCTTGCGGGCGGCGGCTCCGTTGCCGACGTGCGCGTCCTCGTCGGCGATGAACTTCTTCCAGAACCAGTGCGACTTCCAGACGAGCACCATCTCCTCGATGGGCACGTTCTTGGTCTCCGGCAGGAAGAGCGCGATGAAGATGGTCATGATGACGACCCATCCGCCGAAGAAGTAGAAGAGGCCGAACTTGAAGTGGCAGAGCATGGTGAGGAAGGCCTGCGCGATGCAGAAGGTGAAGAACATGTTGACGGAAACGTTGATGCTCTGCCCCGCCGGCCGGATCTCCAGCGGGAAGATCTCCGACGGCACCAGCCACCCCAGGGGCCCCCACGACCAGGCGAAGCCCGCCACGTAGACGCAGATGaagagcaccaccaccgccgcgtaGCCCTTGGGCATCTCGCCGATGCCGCTGGTGCCGAACTTGGCGGCGATCAGCGACCCCACCACCACCTGGCAGATGATCATCTGG from Setaria italica strain Yugu1 chromosome II, Setaria_italica_v2.0, whole genome shotgun sequence encodes the following:
- the LOC101762501 gene encoding uncharacterized protein LOC101762501 yields the protein MVRFFCFSSSTAQHRSKEGFSPADEAMRAASNNAQEQKVNCMTGSANPNQMADENNHSAVSGHYGTSPSSHQECCRSEDLNRYACSDEEGKEVGHLKKSQSLGNMLQKDHDHNCCEGTEYDFTDHEHKCHHSITVVGEPTKVCSPKNENAFDASSDLISHDFCEPSGDHAVDSDSHHRISYAQSKFPRSQSAIFQNESTSDREGSVDSEILGSRCRSYEGLCSLIDEKVDYLSGGEMHRCKSNLDVYCAPSSPDVYQKLNIEGNGSVGCSDAAEEGQRSAGSTEENFIRDGILVGHEYWDGKYICGEHSVDPVVPFCADSGDVFHHSGHDDGLSEAMDQEREEKLWNRDSAHHQSLVVEVPDSVNISDTKDISGEAEHNKTDIDEDPNELTPRTYNIKRIEDWINQINIDDVTLDELGESSISAPAIPSEPTVGVPVRPDAKSPLGMEIAYTYISKLTPASSSAQLANLGLVVIPRLSAFSGLRLLNLSGNSIVRVTAGALPKGLHMLSLSKNNISTIEGLRELTRLRLLDISYNRISRIGHGLASCSSLKELYLAGNKISEVDGLHRLLKLKVLDLRHNKISTSKGLGQLAANYISLEAINLDGNPAQKNVGDEHLKKYLLGLLPNLAVYNKHPIRATGSKEVSDRHTRKISSSHRSDRGGRSDRKSSKLVGASSSHKPQSSRHARSGYASGSMLKHSRARNMPTTLLGSRPTEHVSAIDAVKQAQLQGNTQ